The Pseudophryne corroboree isolate aPseCor3 chromosome 3 unlocalized genomic scaffold, aPseCor3.hap2 SUPER_3_unloc_5, whole genome shotgun sequence genome segment TAGTGCCTACGGCAGCCgcactacagcactagtgccacccaccctgtctctcccctctgacacctcagcaccgcTTAGGGATACTAGCCACAGATAGTGCCTCCGGCAGTCCCCACCACAGCAATAGTGCCATCCAACATGTCTCCACTCTGACATCTCAGAACTTCTTGAGGATTCTTggaactgctggtaacagtccatctgcagatggaagcaagCTGGGCAGTAAGGAGGAAGAcgctgcttctggtaccttggaccccggtcatgtagggctgggagagtcagtaagattaataGTCCCCATCTTactggcagccggtgaagggagtagagaatgggtgtgatgtggcaggaacgggctggttaggtaacagcctggctgctgcattctgtacaagctacaagcggtgcaattcttttgctgggagacccagttaGAGGACATtgaagtagtctatgtgtgattatacaagtgcatgtatgactgtaggtagatcttctgagggaaataagtggtgGAGTCTGGCTATGctactcagatgaggatctgattgtggccgaTACCTGATgtataagtgtcactccaccacccaggacaccaagattccacacatgatcagcatttgtaactctgaacccccaagcgtaagtctggttgctttgcaaagctgagctgtagccctgtcctttggtggtgagcttctatcataaagacctgtttcaccaggactgagtcacagccaactggcatcaccaacaccaggagctcagctagacaaccatttaggattggtactgggtacctggagcaaaagacaggtcatctgcatagcagtggtagatgagggcatgacatctgattatttcacccagtggtagcatgtatattgcaaaaagcataggagataggataagaaccttgaagaaaaacgcatggcaatgatgagtatactccagaagattaaaatggttcctcacctaagTGATGTCTGTTGTGtaaaacaagagctgatttatttctcagagtatggaaatggcttctcacctgtgtgacttctctgatgtataataagacttgatttctgggaaaaacatttcccacacacagagcaataaaatggcttctcacctgtgtgacttctctgatgtgtaacaagacttgatttctgggtaaaacatttcccacactcagtgcaataaaatggcttctcacctgtgtgacttctctgatgtgtaacaagatgtgatttgtgtgcaaaacatttcccacactcagaacatagatatggattctcacctctgtgacttctctgatgtataacaagatctgatttgtgtgcaaaacattccccacactcagaacatagaaatggattcttatctgtgtgacttctctgatgtgtaacaagatctgatttgcgtccaaaacatttcccacactcagagcaagaaaattgcttctcacctgtgtgacttctctgatgtgtaacaagatttgatttctgtgcaaaacattttccacactcagaacatggaaaaggcttctcacctgtgtggcttctctgatgtgtaacaagatgtgatttctgtgcaaaacattgcccacactcagaacatggaaatggtctctcacctgtgtgactaccctgatgtttaacaagatttgatttccgtgtaaaacatttctcgcactcagagcaagaaaatggcctctcacctgtgtgactactctgatgtttaacaagatttgatttccgtgcaaaacatttcccacactcagaacatggaaatggtttctcacctgtgtgatatctctgatgtgtaacaaaagctgatttgtatgtaaaacatttcccacactcagaacatggaaatggcctctcgccTGCTTTAACTGGCTGATGGgttataagctttgtgttctgtgtaaaatagttggcatctatagaacagggaaacactgtatctactgtcagagctgtaacagatgcaccaatatcagagtgatcaggagaacatttcccagg includes the following:
- the LOC134984342 gene encoding zinc finger protein OZF-like — translated: MKAEDTEEEEETYVTDMKAEDIEGEEETYVRGDQQCKEEEIPTDISTADGHTSRNISEGHLMLSLDCDIKDNDSRQDSPGDNPITPIIHPALSADPSDPGKCSPDHSDIGASVTALTVDTVFPCSIDANYFTQNTKLITHQPVKAGERPFPCSECGKCFTYKSAFVTHQRYHTGEKPFPCSECGKCFARKSNLVKHQSSHTGERPFSCSECEKCFTRKSNLVKHQGSHTGERPFPCSECGQCFAQKSHLVTHQRSHTGEKPFPCSECGKCFAQKSNLVTHQRSHTGEKQFSCSECGKCFGRKSDLVTHQRSHTDKNPFLCSECGECFAHKSDLVIHQRSHRGENPYLCSECGKCFAHKSHLVTHQRSHTGEKPFYCTECGKCFTQKSSLVTHQRSHTGEKPFYCSVCGKCFSQKSSLIIHQRSHTGEKPFPYSEK